Proteins from one Hyperolius riggenbachi isolate aHypRig1 chromosome 4, aHypRig1.pri, whole genome shotgun sequence genomic window:
- the LOC137504590 gene encoding putative olfactory receptor 2B8 → MAWKNDTSIKEFILLGLSTIPNVQNVLFVIFLVMYLVTIIANSLIILATVMDSRLHTPMYFFLRNLSFVDICYSSTSVPRMLRDLVSANKTISYEECIAQMCIVLSLGITECILLAVMAYDRYIAICYPLHYTTIITPITCIMTAVGVWVFGFLASIFHVMLTWIVDLCGHNTINHFMCELPEVLSLGCRKVTIVKSMIFVFSIVILIIPINFIIITFIKIIRAIFKMSASEGRKKAISTSASHIIVVTLFYGSAMAAYLKPQSESAADTDKFIGIFYTIVTPLLNPLVYTLRNKEVKSALKFC, encoded by the coding sequence ATGGCTTGGAAAAATGACACAAGCATTAAGGAATTTATTTTGCTGGGACTTTCCACCATCCCTAATGTACAAAACGtactttttgtgatttttttggtCATGTACTTGGTCACTATAATTGCAAATTCTCTTATTATCCTGGCTACAGTAATGGACAGCAGGCTTCATACtccaatgtatttttttcttagaAACTTATCCTTTGTGGACATCTGCTATTCATCCACAAGTGTCCCTCGGATGCTAAGAGATCTCGTATCAGCCAATAAAACTATTTCATATGAAGAATGTATTGCACAGATGTGTATAGTTCTTTCACTGGGGATAACAGAATGCATTCTTTTAGCTGTAATGGCCTATGACCGTTATATTGCAATTTGTTACCCATTACATTATACCACAATCATTACCCCGATTacctgcatcatgacagctgtcggAGTTTGGGTTTTTGGGTTTCTAGCGTCTATTTTTCATGTTATGCTCACATGGATTGTGGATCTTTGTGGACATAATACAATTAACCATTTTATGTGTGAGTTACCAGAAGTCCTCTCTTTAGGATGCAGAAAAGTGACTATTGTCAAATCTATGATTTTTGTGTTTAGTATTGTAATTCTTATTATACCCATTAATTTCATCATTATAACATTCATTAAAATTATAagagccatttttaaaatgagtGCATCAGAAGGACGAAAAAAGGCCATTTCAACTTCTGCATCTCATATCATTGTGGTGACTTTATTCTATGGCTCAGCTATGGCTGCCTATCTGAAGCCTCAATCCGAGTCAGCAGCCGATACAGACAAGTTTATTGGAATTTTTTACACTATAGTCACACCGTTGTTGAATCCTCTGGTTTATACCTTAAGGAACAAAGAAGTTAAGTCAGCTCTGAAGTTTTgttag